Proteins encoded together in one Solanum lycopersicum chromosome 7, SLM_r2.1 window:
- the LOC101261934 gene encoding protein DEEPER ROOTING 1-like isoform X1, translating to MKIFSWIQTKFNGKQTTCKSNPVAVTHHMLHQEFSDWPNELLAIGTFGSLKNDGKLKQQDQSLTVEEVGQLHKELKHLFPDHEESNKIGSNKDLDKFFDCLQNLVDDDDHRVIENKENIFKRSNSTLVHVRSQEQSSKLDNMTNTGISKKSLSYLLKKTLFCSAGFAAPLRDNPLLPHSKIQKSRMEKILRAILHKKIYPQANSPRGNGSTTRKRYIDNTCVIESDTDQDDEAFDTTVKNGSKWDKSDSDFIVLEI from the exons ATGAAA ATTTTTAGTTGGATTCAAACCAAGTTCAATGGAAAACAAACTACTTGTAAGTCAAATCCAGTGGCGGTTACGC ATCATATGTTGCATCAAGAATTCAGTGACTGGCCTAATGAACTACTTGCTATTGGTACATTTGGAAGTTTGAAAAATGATGGGAAGTTGAAACAACAAGATCAAAGCCTTACAGTTGAAGAAGTTGGACAGCTTCACAAAGAACTAAAACATCTATTTCCTGATCATGAAGAAAGTAATAAGATAGGATCAAATAAGGATCTTGACAAATTCTTTGACTGTCTTCAAAACTTGGTAGATGATGATGATCACAGAGttattgaaaataaagaaaacattttcaaaaggAGTAATAGTACTCTTGTTCATGTTAGAAGCCAAGAACAATCTTCTAAATTGGACAACATGACAAATACTGGCATTAGCAAGAAATCTTTGTCATATCTCCTAAAGAAGACATTGTTCTGTAGCGCGGGATTCGCAGCCCCTTTGAGAGATAATCCACTACTTCCACACTCCAAAATTCAGAAATCAAGGATGGAAAAG ATTCTGAGGGCTATATTACACAAAAAGATATATCCTCAAGCAAATAGTCCAAGGGGTAATGGCAGTACCACAAGAAAGAGATACATAGACAATACATGTGTGATTGAGAGTGATACTGATCAAGACGACGAAGCATTTGACACTACTGTGAAGAATGGGAGCAAATGGGATAAGTCAGATTCTGATT TCATTGTACTAGAGATATGA
- the LOC101261934 gene encoding protein DEEPER ROOTING 1-like isoform X2, producing the protein MKIFSWIQTKFNGKQTTYHMLHQEFSDWPNELLAIGTFGSLKNDGKLKQQDQSLTVEEVGQLHKELKHLFPDHEESNKIGSNKDLDKFFDCLQNLVDDDDHRVIENKENIFKRSNSTLVHVRSQEQSSKLDNMTNTGISKKSLSYLLKKTLFCSAGFAAPLRDNPLLPHSKIQKSRMEKILRAILHKKIYPQANSPRGNGSTTRKRYIDNTCVIESDTDQDDEAFDTTVKNGSKWDKSDSDFIVLEI; encoded by the exons ATGAAA ATTTTTAGTTGGATTCAAACCAAGTTCAATGGAAAACAAACTACTT ATCATATGTTGCATCAAGAATTCAGTGACTGGCCTAATGAACTACTTGCTATTGGTACATTTGGAAGTTTGAAAAATGATGGGAAGTTGAAACAACAAGATCAAAGCCTTACAGTTGAAGAAGTTGGACAGCTTCACAAAGAACTAAAACATCTATTTCCTGATCATGAAGAAAGTAATAAGATAGGATCAAATAAGGATCTTGACAAATTCTTTGACTGTCTTCAAAACTTGGTAGATGATGATGATCACAGAGttattgaaaataaagaaaacattttcaaaaggAGTAATAGTACTCTTGTTCATGTTAGAAGCCAAGAACAATCTTCTAAATTGGACAACATGACAAATACTGGCATTAGCAAGAAATCTTTGTCATATCTCCTAAAGAAGACATTGTTCTGTAGCGCGGGATTCGCAGCCCCTTTGAGAGATAATCCACTACTTCCACACTCCAAAATTCAGAAATCAAGGATGGAAAAG ATTCTGAGGGCTATATTACACAAAAAGATATATCCTCAAGCAAATAGTCCAAGGGGTAATGGCAGTACCACAAGAAAGAGATACATAGACAATACATGTGTGATTGAGAGTGATACTGATCAAGACGACGAAGCATTTGACACTACTGTGAAGAATGGGAGCAAATGGGATAAGTCAGATTCTGATT TCATTGTACTAGAGATATGA